The uncultured Desulfobulbus sp. genome window below encodes:
- the smpB gene encoding SsrA-binding protein SmpB, with amino-acid sequence MGQKIIAKNKKAFHDYFIDQTFEAGLVLRGPEVKSLRGGKVNLRDGYAQVKDGEVYLYNVHISPYSFTTYANQDPMRVRKLLLHKREIRKLIGKLHEKGIALIPLKIYFIENGKAKVELGLARGKKLYDKRASLKEKESQRDVERTMRRDR; translated from the coding sequence ATGGGACAAAAAATAATCGCCAAAAATAAAAAGGCGTTTCACGATTACTTTATCGATCAGACCTTTGAAGCAGGTCTGGTGCTCAGAGGACCTGAGGTGAAATCGTTGCGCGGCGGCAAGGTCAACCTGCGAGATGGCTATGCCCAGGTGAAAGATGGCGAGGTCTATCTCTATAATGTCCACATTTCACCGTACTCCTTTACCACCTATGCCAACCAGGACCCGATGCGAGTGCGCAAACTGCTGTTGCATAAGCGTGAGATTCGCAAACTGATCGGGAAATTACACGAGAAAGGCATTGCGCTCATCCCGCTCAAGATATATTTTATTGAGAATGGCAAGGCCAAGGTCGAACTTGGGCTCGCCCGCGGTAAAAAACTCTACGATAAACGGGCTTCCTTAAAAGAGAAGGAATCCCAACGAGACGTAGAACGAACCATGCGGCGTGATCGCTGA